From Canis lupus baileyi chromosome 16, mCanLup2.hap1, whole genome shotgun sequence:
CTACGGTTTGTGAATTCAGGGGGAGTTTGTTCTGATACAGTAGTGCTTCCTGgagaaataatttcttcagaaGCATTCTGTGCAGTAGTGTTTTCTACAGTAGTGTTTTCTTTAGAAGGTTCTGAAAGAGTAAATAATTCTGGAAAAGGATTTTCCTGAATTCGTTTTTCTGAAGATGAAATAGCCTCCTGTGAAGGGGAATCGATGAGGCTCCTGACGGCAGGCAATGGAGGCCTCTGTGCAGGCATCAATCTATTCGAGagtgagtttttctttctgaactttttactttttttggtctTGGGTGTTCTTTGGACTATACGTGAGcgaattttatggaaaatatacttttttccagaatgCGAGACTGGTCTGGAAGCCTCCATTTCCCTAACTCTAGCATTCGCATCTTCTAAAACAACAATGGGGTAGGTTGagtcttctgatttgtttttcaCCTTAGGTAGGGATTTTGGAGCAGTGGAGGCAGAAGGCTTGCCCATTATGTTTTGCTTCGGGAAAGAAGAGGCTGCTGCCTTGTGCTCCTTTATGAATGAAGACTCTGTGTGGACGGAGTTTCCCACTAATTTCCTGGGCCTCTGGGCCATGTGAAGCTCCTCCAGCTCCCTTGGGGATGGTCCACTGAGCCTTCTTTCTTTGGCCATGTTCTTCACAAATGACTGGGCACTCTGTTTCCCTTGGGTGCTCTGAACGTCCACTTCCTTGTAGTGCCTTTTCTGTAGGTCCTTGGGGCCCTTGAGAACACTGTTTTTTCTAAACCACCTCTTCCGTAAATTCTTAGCCTTGGGAAGGGTCTTTTCCTGTCCTTGGGCAGTTTCCAATTTCTTAAATTTGGGACCTAAAATCCCGGGAGGTATAAGCatggcagttttttctttcttttttacctcatcaattttttcttgaatttctgcaTCTAACAAATTTTCCAGGAAAGAGAGTttcctcagtttatttttgtaagttgAATTGTTGGGTCCAGGTTCAAGAGAAGGGctctttgtgttgtttttcaaGTAACCCACAGGCTTGTCTCCATCTTGAACATTTGAAAACAGAGTTTTAATGAATGGTAGTAATGTTGATTCTACATCTTCTACATTTCCCTCTGAGAAATAAGGTAATATGTAATTCAGCGCACTGATAACATCACTTTCATCATTAAAGTCTAACTGCTCATTCATAAAGGCTGACAGACCGATGCCATTTTTGTCTGAGGATGCCTTCTCTGGCTCAATTGTCAGCTCAGTACTGGTACTCTTCTTCCGGGCTTTTAATACCTTCATGAATGATCCTTCTACATTCATTATAGATGCTTTTTCATctgtcagaaaaagaagagactaGTTTTGATAATGAAAGGCTGATAGCACAGTTTTTGTCAGTCCGCAGTCATACATCCCagtcataaaaattaagaaccagCAAATATCTGAGTACCATTATCAAGGACACAAACTCAAACTTGAACCTATATTGGCaacaacaaaaggagaaaagggtatttttttaaatggctatttcTTCAGAACCTTTCACAACGTGAATGACTACATTTAGGATTATTCCATAATCCTTGGTCTCCAAGGGCCAATTATCTAGTACTTAAGAAAAGCCAAGTCTGGAAGACACTCAGCTAAACTGTCTGCAAATCTACTGTGACTCCTGGTATTCATATACCCTGTCCTGTACTGCTTCAGATGCAGTGGGAGCAGGGGGTTTCCTCCTTCTATCTCTTCAGTGTGCTTGTTTTCTTGCTACTATCACAGATGCCCATGAAAACACCCACTGCTAgtagggcctcatctggacatgccCTCTCCATCTACCCATCAATTACTATGCTTGGTCCCTGCTCCCATATATTGCAGCTCACACAAAACATAAGCTCTAGACAGAAAAAAAGCACTAAGTCCACCCTGGCTCTTTGCTTAAATTGGGCAGGGAACGAGTGTAGGCTAAGAGATTTTCCAGGTATGAGAGATATGCCAATGTGGAATGTTcgataaatcaatggaataatacttgaggttttaaaatgcagaagggataaagaaattttttgtcagaatgtgaagaaatatacttcactttcatttctaatatttctagcTTTAGTTATTAGGGTACCATCCAGAGCTTCCCACTACATGAAAGTCAGCATATGGCTTGTGTACATGCACAGTATCATCCAACCGAGTTTCATTTCCAGAAGAATTAGAAGTATTTTCAGCAGTGTTGATGAGAGTCAGAGGAGGAGGTAATAAAGGTCACAAGAAAGGAGGAGCAACGGGCTTGTAGAGAGCCCTAAACGGGACACTTGAATGCTAGGCAACAGTACTTAACACCTCTGATCTAatttttcctcacctgtaaaaggaGGCTAAACATGCCTATTCTGCCCACCTCTAAGAGATAAGGGAGTAATtagtaaaaaattgttttgaaaaataagcaaCATTGTATTTACAGAGGTAGCAAAGTGTTATTTATGATGTACCCTAGATCATTGATAGGGAACCATATTCAAGCTATCTGGGTGCAGAAGCACATTTTGGAAGTCATGAAGTTAGTGCCAATAAAACATAGTAtacagaaaaatacttaaaagtatcTGAGTGTTTTTGGATAGAAAAGCTGAGGATTCAGAAAAAGTTCAGAGTTGGACAGTCCAAGAATAGAAGAGTGCTCTGTATCCATAAGAAGGCAGCAGCTTCTGGTTAGGGAACAGGAACTCTCAGGCTCTGAATAAACTTTATCTATAAATCAGCATCACTTTTACTCTTGATaacttgtaaaaacaaacaataaacaaaaatatatctccACCTGTCATATAAGACAAGGGGGACCTGAGTTCTGATACATATGAAATTAGTTTACAAATTATgatgcatatgttttcatttgggaGTAATTAATAATGTAACTGAGAATCTGACTTATAACAAAGGAATAGTTCTTATAAATTTAGGGATTttaagggtgcctgtgtggctcagtgggttaagcatacaactcttggtttcagctcaggtcatgatttcaaggtcatgggattgagccctgcaatgggctccacactcagtggggaatctgtttgagattctctccctctgcccctccttcgactcacatctctctctctctcaaataaatctttgaaaaaaaaaagaaatttaggggtTTGAACtgtaagtgaataaaaataatgcagtgaCATCATTAGTTAAAAATTGATCAttgttgattaaaaataaaaattaaaacataaataaaatttaaaatatatcatgaggtgattcctggttggctcagcggtttagcacctgccttcagcctagggcgtgatcctggagtcctgggatcaagtcccacatcaggctccctatatggatcctgcttctccctctgcctctctctctctctctctcataaataaaatctttaaatataaatattatatatatatcatgaggCAATTCAAACTCACCACAACGTGTGGCATTTGTCAAACATTCACCGTCACAATGCAGCTTGACTGTCTTGCAAACAACCTCAATATTATTTTTGAGTTGGCAGAGACAACAGGACATACGGCTAGGTAATATCCTATAAATGGAAACACAGAGCATTATATTAGTGGTAAAGGGGTTACTTGAGTAGAAGATTCAGGCCAAGGTCTTCACAGGGCTCTGCATAAAGGAATTCTTGTGGCATATGATGGTTGGGTAGGGTTGAGTAGGGACCAGTTGGCCAATTGTTGCtcatgaatattataaataaagagaaggaCAGAGGTGCTCAACCAATAGGTAAGGATGGTAGGGGGTATGATATACCTAGAATAAGACAGAGATAAGAACTGGGTGACATTGATCAGTAGTTCAGTTCAGAAGTATCTCCTTCTGACCCAAAAGTCTCACTTTGGGTTAAGAGCATACAGGAAGAGGGTAGACTTCTAAGAAGAGTCTGAGTAAGTCTAAAATATGGCCCACATCAAGGATAGAAAGCAATCAATCAAAACTAACCCAAAATCTACACAGGTGTTACAACTAGCAGACAAGGATGTTTAAAAAGTTACtataactggggtgcctgggtgccactgttggttaagcatctgacttttggtttcaactcaggtcatgatctcaggctcataagatcaagcccctcactgggctcctaGATCACTgtaagtctgcttgagattcctctgccccacccacgtgtgctctcttctttctcttaaataaattataaaatctttataaaaaaagttaTAACAATATTTCTTATGTTAAAGAAAACCAGACTGatgaggcaccagggtggctcaatcagttaaatgtctgccttcggctcaggtcatgatccccgggtcccaagatcgagctccacatcagttTTGctcctcagcagagagcctacttctccctctcctctgctccccctgcttgtgctctcactctctgtcaaataaataaaatcttaaaaaaaaaaaaatcccagactaAGAAACCCATGTCTCTACTTAGTGAGTTATACAACAACTTCAAGTGGcctaatatatgcatacatagaGTCtacaagggagaagaaatataatttgaaaaataatagcccCCAAATTGTCCAAACAGGTAACCCTAATAAACCCACAAATCCAAGAAGGTCAATGAACTCTAAACACAAGAAATATGGACAAAACTATGCCaaagcacatcataatcaaacttctCAAGccatcaataaagagaaaatgttaaaaataagccaaaggaAAAACCTCCACACAACATATAGGGAAATAGAGATAACAATGGTAACATATTTCTTGTTGGAATTAATGGAACTCAGTAGAGCAACATCTTTAAAGCAGTGAAGCGGAGAGGGGACCAACAACTATcaaactagaattctatatccagatctttcaaaaataaaagcaaaacaaaagactgagacatacaaaagctgaaagaagtCATCATTAGTAGATTTACACTGTAGAAAAGCTAAAGAAAGTAttttcaagcagaaggaaaatgattgcGATAGAAATGTGGATCcacacaaaaggaagaagaacattAGAACTGGTAACTCCAAAGGTAAATACATAAGGtttttcttactatttaaatatctgaatacaatatgatttcacttatatgtagaatcttaaacaaatgaaaactgacaacaaaaagaagagagaaacagattcatgaatacagagaacaaactggtggttattAAAGTAGAGGGCGGGGATATGGTCAAAATGAGTGAAAAGAcgtaagaagtacaaacttctagttataaagtaagtctccagatgaaaagtacaatgtagggaatatagttaataataccgtaatacacttattgtggtattaattcttcaatcactatgttgtacatctgaaactaatttaatataCATCAACTATACTTCCTAAAGGAGTTAACTtattgtttaaacaaaaaaataatatagtgtgCTGTTTAGAAGTAAAGCAAAATGTATGAAGACATTAGCACAAAGGCCAGTAAGGGAGAAATGAAGTACACTATATATTGTAAGGTTCTTATGCCAATCatgaaatcatatattatttgAAGATAGACTGTGAAAAGTTAAAGATGAACACTACAAGCCATTAAACTACTGCTAAACTAACAAAACCTGAGTTGTAATTAACTAgccaacaaataaaatttaatttaatttaatttaatttaatttaatttaatttaatttaaaagtgtaCTCAGTCATccaaaagtaggaagaaaaagaaaaaaaatagcaaaacaaagaacagatgggacACATAGAGAGTTTAGTAGCTTTAAATGTAGTCATGTTAATAATTACATTAGGTGTAATGGTATAATCAccctaattaaaatataaaaaagcaaaagccaactatatgctgtctataagaatcATCTGCAATAGAAATATACAAGTAGgttaaaagtatagaaaaaattGTGCTATGCTAACAGTAATCAAAAGAAACCTTGGGTGGCTACATTACTGTAAGACAAAgtgcatttcaaagtaaaaaaatattaccaaGGATAAAGGAGGTTATTCCATCATTATAGGAATATCAACTAATAAAAAAGACATAACCTAAAAATTTATGCATCTgataacagaacttcaaaatatatgaaggagaatggcaaagagagacaaataaatacacaattatagttggaaatttcaatattgctttctaaataattgacagaaaaatatatagaaaatcagtaaagatatagCAGACTTGAATAACACTATCTACATACTTGACCTAACTGACATTATAGAATGCTCCACCCAAAATCAGAgtactcatttttttcaagtagataCATAATAGTTACCAAAATAGATCATAGGCTCATCTAATACCAGAATTCATGGGTATAACACAAGCCTCAATAAGTTTAAAAGGATTTAAGTCATTCAACATATGTTCTGTgactacaatggaattaaattagaaatgaacagatttgaaaaatctccaaattatttagaaactaaacaacatacttctaagTAACCCTGCCagtcaaagaaatcaaaagagaaattaagagctaTTTCGTACTAAAACTGAAACCATGTCAACATATGGGATGTTGCTAATGCGGTGTTCAGCTTCCCCAGTATccacttttaagaaattaaaaaaagaaaagaaaattaatcattGAATAAGGAGAAGAAATAGCATAATAGAGATCAAGGCACAAATAAAGAAAAcggaaaacaaaaatagagaggccagtgaaatgaaaagacagtttttatttatttatttttaaaaattgtaattatttattcatgagagatacagagagaggggcagagacataggcagagggagaagcaggctccctgtggggagcttgaaaagggactcgattctaggactccaggatcacgacctgagccaaaaacagatgctcaaccactgagccacgcaggtgccccaaaagacaGTTTTtggagaagataaataaaactgataaacctctagGCAGACTGATTAAGACAAGACAAGAGAAGACATAAATTATCAGTATCAGAAATGAGAggggtcagggatccctgggtggctcagcagtttagcgcctgccatcggcccaaagcctgatcctggagtcccgggatcaagtcccacatcaggctcccagcatggagactgcttctccctctgcctgtgtctctgcctctgtctcccccctctctctctctgtgtctctcatgaataaataaaatcttaaaaaaaaaaacagggggtgACATgtcccttgtttcttttcttttttttttttttaagattttatttttatttattcatgagagacacagagagaggcagaggcagaggcagagggagaagcaggctccctgcagggagcctcatgtgggattcaatcccagaatcccgaggtcatgagctgagccaaagggagatgctcaaccactgagccacccaggcatccctacagatattaaaaggataagaagggaatattataaaataatttgtcaatCAATTCAAGGTGAAATGAACAGATCATAAAAGATGTAaactactcaaaaataaatatgtaacttaaATATCACTATTAAAGAAATAGAGTGTGTAATTTGCAACTTTCTCACAAAGAAAGCTTCAAATCCACAGGGCTTCATGAgtgattctaccaaacatttaaggaagaaataatgccaattctacacaaactctaccagaaagttgaagagaaaagaatatttccccactcatttttaaGGCCAGCTTTTCCCTTATCATAAGTAGGCAAAGAcagtacaagaaaagaaaacaatagaccgggatccctgggtggcgcagcggtttggcgcctgcctttagcccaaggcccggtgcatggagcctgcttctccctctgcctgtgtctctgcctctctctctctctctctctctgggtgactatcataaataaataaataaataaataaataaataaataaataaataaacaaacaatagaccaatatctctcatgaacacagatgcaaaattctaAACAATGTTTCACCATATCAAACAATATATGAAGTTTCTGTATagtaaaggaaacaaccaaaaaaaaaataataaagactacctatcaaataggagaagatatttgcaagtgacatattcAATAtaggtttagtatccaaaatatataaagaatgtctaCAGATCAACaccaaaaacccccaaataatccacttaaaaactggaagacacagacatttctccaaagaagatgcacaggggtgcctgggtggctcagttggttagatgtctgccttcagcttaggtcatgatctcagggtcctgggatcgagccctgagtaaGGCTAGGtactcagaggggaatctgcttgggattctctctctctccctcttcctctgcccctcctcctgctcatgttctttctctctctctcaaataaataaataaaatcttaaaaaaaaagaagacatgcatatggccaacagacacatgaaaaaatgctcagtatcatcagggaagtgcaaataaaaaccacaatgagatatcacttcacacctgtcagaatggctaaaataaaaaacacaagaaacaacaaattttagtgaggatatggagacaTAATAACTTATGCTCTGCtggcgggaatgcaaactggtacagccactgaggaaaatggtatggaggctcctcaaaaaattaaaaataaaactaccgtatgatccagtaattgcacttctgggtatttaaccaaaaattacaaaaacactaattcaaagggatacatgcacgtctatgtagcattatttaccatagccaagttatggaaagcAGCCTACCAGTCCATTGATAGGTGGATGGATAAAAAATAGgtggtatatataaacaatgggatattattcagccataaaaaagaacgaaatccTGCCACCTGCAACAACATtagagtacaatgctaagcaaagtaagtcagtcagtgaaagacaaataccaggtgatttcacttatatgtggaatttaagaaacaaacaaaaaaaatgagcaaaggggagagagagagtcaagaaacagacatttattatagggaacaaactatAGTTGTCCCCAGAGGGGACAAGGGGTGGAatgatgggtgaaatgggtgagttcatcaaaatttaaaaattaaaaattctggtCTTCAGAGATAGAACAGAATGAAGACAAGCCACAGCCTGGGAGAAATTTGCTAAACACCTGAGAGAAAAGactttttccagaatatataatatactcttaaaactcaatagtaTGTATCCAGCTGAATGATGGATTtggaggcaccagggtggctcagttggctgcgtgtctgactcttgattttggctcaggttatggtctcagggttgtgggattgagccccaaatcaggctccaagCTTGGTGAGgaatctgagattctctctctccctctctgactgcctataccccccaccccccaccacatttggtctctctctctctctgtctgagataaataaatctttaagaaaaaaataaaaggaaaagagatttcaatagacacatcatttaaaaagatattggtACATGAATAGACACTCAACATCATGAgctattagagaaatgcaaattaaagatacaaagtctagggatccctgggtggcgcagcggtttagcgcctgcctttggcccagggcgcgatcctggagacccgggatcgaatcccacgtcgggctcccggtgcatggagcctgcttctccctctgcctatgtctctgcctctctctctctctctctctctctctctctgtgactatcataaataaaattaaaaaaaaaaaagatacaaagtttgaaaaaatttttaaactgaaatataaagatgTCATACACTACCGcttggaatgcaaaatggtacatccactttattttttttaaagcttttattcatttattatgagagacacagggagggagagagaggcagagaaacaggtagagggagaagctggctccatgcagggaacccgacatgggactagatcctgggtctccaggatcacgccctggtcggaaggtggcgctaaactgctgagccacgggggctgccctacattCACTTTAGAAAAGAGGTaagcaggttttttgtttttgtttttgtttttttttgagagagagacagcaagctcATGTgtatgagtggggtggggaggaggggcagagagaaagggagagaaagaatcttaagcatgctccacgttcagcatggagccccactgggggcttgatctcacaaccctgagattatgacctaagccaaaatcaacaatcaacagttggacacttaactgactaaccccccaggcacccctaggaagcattttcttaaaaagttaaatatacacttaGCACATGATGTAGTAATCCTACCATTAAGTATTTCACCTCCCCCAGAATGAAAGCATATGCTCACACAAAGGCCTGCACGTGACTGcttttagcagctttattcatcatagccaaaaggaaaatcagaactcaaatgtccattaagtgatgaatgcataaacaaactgATATATCCACACAACTGTAacactactcagtaataaaaaggagtgAATTACGGGTTGATGCAatcacatggatgaatctcaaaaggaTTATGCTGAGTCAAAGGAGCCAATCACACAAGactgcatactgtatgatttcattcataagacacggtagaggggcgcctgggtggctcagcagttgagcgtctgcctttgactcagggagtgatcccggagtcccgcgATCAAGTCCCAGCTCAGaatccttgtatggagcctgtttctccctctgacctctcactctctctctctttgtctctcatgaataaataaataaaatcttaaaaaaaaaaaaaaaagacatggtggAAAAAATACTATAGGGACAAAAATGAGGTTGATGGCTGTCAGGGGCTGATAGTGGCAACAGGGGATTAACTACaaacagaaatgttctgtatctcaaacgtggtggtggttacacaactaTATATTTACCAAAGCTCATTAAAAACTGCATACTTAAAAAGAGTACATATTAACTgaaaattatgcctcaataaagctgacttataaataaaacaaacctaaaTACACAACGAAGTGataataaacataagaaaaatcaaCTTACAGTTTTTCCAATTCAAGGGTCATCATGAGAATGCTCTCAATTGTTGAAAGTGACACCTGTGTTGTTCCCATGTCTCTGAAAGAGAACGCCCAAACATGCATGATACCAAAGACTAAAATTTCACACCAAGTACAAAAAGGTACTTAATAGTATgtgattatttaaattctggCTTCTCTGTCAAGCTAGCTCAAGAGTTTACTTGCTATGGAAGATAATTTCAGAGCATTcttattgaagaaattaaaatttatgtgcATCACGAACATAATCACCTTGGTGCTAAACAGTACAATCTCCTTTTACCCTTTTTCTACTCATTCTCAGTTGCATCCACCTTTCTTGAttagtcttttgttttaaataaggtaTACCTTATTCCAGTTTGCTTTTTGAGATAAATGATATTTCTACATATGTGGTAAATATTTCGCTATACACCTGCATGTTCCATATCTCTATGTGTTCTTCAATACTGCTCTCTTCTACTACAGGCTGTCTTGTCCATATACATTCTTTCTTTGCCAATAATTCTTATTGCAATAACCcagctaaaatttaaattatgactttttattcaaaatgcaaaagatttaatctttgacaaaagtaaaaaagagcagaaatcatcTCATGAGCCATGAGATTGTTGTaatacttacaaatattttaatgctggcaatttaaaaagatatgaatcTTCAACAGTTGTCAGAGGGTTATGACTGAGAATTCTGAAAAATGCAATGGAATTAAAGTTATCTGCATTTTAAGTAACTAgatgaaaatttatgttcttttttttggtatggaACTTGAAGTTTAAAAGCAATCATTTTCTGCCTTTGCCTATAAAATCACCCTTAGAATCTGTAAAA
This genomic window contains:
- the LOC140606894 gene encoding leucine-rich repeat-containing protein 37A3-like isoform X7, coding for MQFLHKLILSHNPLTTVEDSYLFKLPALKYLDMGTTQVSLSTIESILMMTLELEKLILPSRMSCCLCQLKNNIEVVCKTVKLHCDGECLTNATRCDEKASIMNVEGSFMKVLKARKKSTSTELTIEPEKASSDKNGIGLSAFMNEQLDFNDESDVISALNYILPYFSEGNVEDVESTLLPFIKTLFSNVQDGDKPVGYLKNNTKSPSLEPGPNNSTYKNKLRKLSFLENLLDAEIQEKIDEVKKKEKTAMLIPPGILGPKFKKLETAQGQEKTLPKAKNLRKRWFRKNSVLKGPKDLQKRHYKEVDVQSTQGKQSAQSFVKNMAKERRLSGPSPRELEELHMAQRPRKLVGNSVHTESSFIKEHKAAASSFPKQNIMGKPSASTAPKSLPKVKNKSEDSTYPIVVLEDANARVREMEASRPVSHSGKKYIFHKIRSRIVQRTPKTKKSKKFRKKNSLSNRLMPAQRPPLPAVRSLIDSPSQEAISSSEKRIQENPFPELFTLSEPSKENTTVENTTAQNASEEIISPGSTTVSEQTPPEFTNRRNLSNTYSTTTRDNFVPTVKQTNETQWEYHNLVTDLPPKPTGFSVAKLSSAGDLFEIQLNQQLRSLIPNNDVRRLISHVIRTLKMDCSETNVQLACAKLISRTGLLMKLLSEQQEVKVSKAEWDTDQWKTENYINESTEAQSEQKEQKSSEPTKEVPGYGYNNKLILAISVTVVVMILIIVFCLIEALL
- the LOC140606894 gene encoding leucine-rich repeat-containing protein 37A2-like isoform X5, which translates into the protein MQFLHKLILSHNPLTTVEDSYLFKLPALKYLDMGTTQVSLSTIESILMMTLELEKLILPSRMSCCLCQLKNNIEVVCKTVKLHCDGECLTNATRCDEKASIMNVEGSFMKVLKARKKSTSTELTIEPEKASSDKNGIGLSAFMNEQLDFNDESDVISALNYILPYFSEGNVEDVESTLLPFIKTLFSNVQDGDKPVGYLKNNTKSPSLEPGPNNSTYKNKLRKLSFLENLLDAEIQEKIDEVKKKEKTAMLIPPGILGPKFKKLETAQGQEKTLPKAKNLRKRWFRKNSVLKGPKDLQKRHYKEVDVQSTQGKQSAQSFVKNMAKERRLSGPSPRELEELHMAQRPRKLVGNSVHTESSFIKEHKAAASSFPKQNIMGKPSASTAPKSLPKVKNKSEDSTYPIVVLEDANARVREMEASRPVSHSGKKYIFHKIRSRIVQRTPKTKKSKKFRKKNSLSNRLMPAQRPPLPAVRSLIDSPSQEAISSSEKRIQENPFPELFTLSEPSKENTTVENTTAQNASEEIISPGSTTVSEQTPPEFTNRRNLSNTYSTTTRDNFVPTVKQTNETQWEYHNLVTDLPPKPTGFSVAKLSSAGDLFEIQLNQQLRSLIPNNDVRRLISHVIRTLKMDCSETNVQLACAKLISRTGLLMKLLSEQQEVKVSKAEWDTDQWKTENYINESTEAQSEQKEQKSSEGFFWRRRPLWLRDMYRPLNATRKKNMAQKLHDRDSSDEDEIFNKEPGEKGDAPAEKPQATNSAAEDLGYFTTAAFHTFKAAAATQKSVHFGNPLLKSLQHSMVPSL
- the LOC140606894 gene encoding leucine-rich repeat-containing protein 37A2-like isoform X4 yields the protein MQFLHKLILSHNPLTTVEDSYLFKLPALKYLDMGTTQVSLSTIESILMMTLELEKLILPSRMSCCLCQLKNNIEVVCKTVKLHCDGECLTNATRCDEKASIMNVEGSFMKVLKARKKSTSTELTIEPEKASSDKNGIGLSAFMNEQLDFNDESDVISALNYILPYFSEGNVEDVESTLLPFIKTLFSNVQDGDKPVGYLKNNTKSPSLEPGPNNSTYKNKLRKLSFLENLLDAEIQEKIDEVKKKEKTAMLIPPGILGPKFKKLETAQGQEKTLPKAKNLRKRWFRKNSVLKGPKDLQKRHYKEVDVQSTQGKQSAQSFVKNMAKERRLSGPSPRELEELHMAQRPRKLVGNSVHTESSFIKEHKAAASSFPKQNIMGKPSASTAPKSLPKVKNKSEDSTYPIVVLEDANARVREMEASRPVSHSGKKYIFHKIRSRIVQRTPKTKKSKKFRKKNSLSNRLMPAQRPPLPAVRSLIDSPSQEAISSSEKRIQENPFPELFTLSEPSKENTTVENTTAQNASEEIISPGSTTVSEQTPPEFTNRRNLSNTYSTTTRDNFVPTVKQTNETQWEYHNLVTDLPPKPTGFSVAKLSSAGDLFEIQLNQQLRSLIPNNDVRRLISHVIRTLKMDCSETNVQLACAKLISRTGLLMKLLSEQQEVKVSKAEWDTDQWKTENYINESTEAQSEQKEQKSSEIYSHRAAPVEDEEGGSRLFFNSLLHKRCSIQRENQGFFWRRRPLWLRDMYRPLNATRKKNMAQKLHDRDSSDEDEIFNKEPGEKGDAPAEKPQATNSAAEDLGYFTTAAFHTFKAAAATQKSVHFGNPLLKSLQHSMVPSL
- the LOC140606894 gene encoding leucine-rich repeat-containing protein 37A3-like isoform X8, whose amino-acid sequence is MQFLHKLILSHNPLTTVEDSYLFKLPALKYLDMGTTQVSLSTIESILMMTLELEKLILPSRMSCCLCQLKNNIEVVCKTVKLHCDGECLTNATRCDEKASIMNVEGSFMKVLKARKKSTSTELTIEPEKASSDKNGIGLSAFMNEQLDFNDESDVISALNYILPYFSEGNVEDVESTLLPFIKTLFSNVQDGDKPVGYLKNNTKSPSLEPGPNNSTYKNKLRKLSFLENLLDAEIQEKIDEVKKKEKTAMLIPPGILGPKFKKLETAQGQEKTLPKAKNLRKRWFRKNSVLKGPKDLQKRHYKEVDVQSTQGKQSAQSFVKNMAKERRLSGPSPRELEELHMAQRPRKLVGNSVHTESSFIKEHKAAASSFPKQNIMGKPSASTAPKSLPKVKNKSEDSTYPIVVLEDANARVREMEASRPVSHSGKKYIFHKIRSRIVQRTPKTKKSKKFRKKNSLSNRLMPAQRPPLPAVRSLIDSPSQEAISSSEKRIQENPFPELFTLSEPSKENTTVENTTAQNASEEIISPGSTTVSEQTPPEFTNRRNLSNTYSTTTRDNFVPTVKQTNETQWEYHNLVTDLPPKPTGFSVAKLSSAGDLFEIQLNQQLRSLIPNNDVRRLISHVIRTLKMDCSETNVQLACAKLISRTGLLMKLLSEQQEVKVSKAEWDTDQWKTENYINESTEAQSEQKEQKSSEALL